One Danio rerio strain Tuebingen ecotype United States chromosome 22, GRCz12tu, whole genome shotgun sequence genomic window carries:
- the LOC101884287 gene encoding uncharacterized protein: MTRPGHLKKGHLLSRVPFLGRRMFSETKGIVEQSIKSSQLHNGLQKPEADLLAYFGSGDHVRNTCGPKQENSPLNGYASKEHVDIQGGHAQLAVTGQICQTNLTRVRWSRPPGKGLQHNSVSVNYSLRECSFVVHRHQTETHPFLRKCALDAPTQFRGHGNCGVPVCGADQQSASVQGALLTQQHASDWMDTSDTHISTFSEDSELCTFNGQGTLSRCLGRVVMQDLNGSSLVQEVMLSTKDVNHTNHRKCQAGDFSRQEGASLSSKHSERTIRDQIQRVVVNLEEVLHGLKEIHLEMKEVVQKIDLLTSDIDIGQEEPGDTFRRSPSGRMDIKVASSQGVHDEPALKKPTPSRAPPAYPVRDQGLREVDPKLDSTQEMLPSQTSGINSKRRSQKPPPYPYASTGRVNPKAKDKSQKTPPYPFRRRLLSTIV; encoded by the exons ATGACAAGGCCGGGCCACTTGAAGAAGGGACACCTACTCTCGAGAGTCCCCTTCTTGGGCCGCAGAATGTTCTCCGAGACAAAAGGGATTGTGGAGCAATCCATCAAATCATCCCAACTACATAACGGATTACAAAAACCTGAAGCTGACCTCCTTGCCTATTTTGGGAGTGGGGATCATGTAAGGAACACCTGTGGACCAAAGCAGGAGAATTCCCCCCTTAATGGATACGCATCCAAGGAACACGTAGACATTCAGGGGGGTCATGCGCAGCTTGCTGTAACTGGACAGATTTGTCAGACAAATTTAACCAGAGTGCGGTGGAGCCGGCCTCCTGGGAAGGGGCTGCAACATAACAGCGTCTCTGTGAACTACAGCTTGAGAGAATGCAGCTTTGTGGTCCACCGGCACCAAACCGAGACACACCCCTTCTTGAGGAAGTGTGCTCTGGACGCGCCAACACAGTTCAGAGGTCATGGAAACTGTGGCGTGCCTGTTTGTGGGGCAGACCAACAATCAGCCTCTGTGCAAGGGGCTCTGCTTACGCAGCAACATGCATCAGACTGGATGGACACAAGTGACACTCACATTTCGACCTTTAGTGAGGATTCAGAACTTTGCACTTTTAATGGACAGGGAACTTTAAGTAGATGCCTGGGACGTGTAGTAATGCAAGACTTGAACGGATCTAGTCTGGTGCAGGAAGTTATGCTGTCTACCAAAGATGTCAATCATACTAACCACCGTAAGTGTCAAGCAGGGGATTTCAGCAGACAAGAAGGAGCGAGTTTGAGCTCAAAACATTCAGAAAGAACCATTCGGGACCAGATCCAAAGAGTTGTTGTGAATCTTGAGGAAGTTCTACATGGGCTGAAAGAGATACATCTGGAAATGAAGGAG GTAGTCCAGAAAATAGACCTGTTGACATCTGACATTGATATAGGACAAGAGGAACCTGGGGATACTTTCAGAAGGAGCCCCTCAGGAAGGATGGACATCAAAGTGGCGTCCTCTCAAGGAGTCCACGATGAACCAGCCCTCAAAAAACCAACTCCATCTAGGGCACCACCAGCATATCCCGTCAGAGATCAAGGGCTGCGTGAGGTCGACCCGAAATTGGACTCAACTCAGGAGATGCTCCCTTCTCAAACATCAGGAATCAATTCAAAGCGCAGGAGCCAAAAGCCTCCTCCGTACCCCTATGCCAGCACGGGAAGAGTGAATCCAAAAGCTAAAGATAAAAGTCAGAAGACGCCCCCCTACCCCTTTAGACGAAGACTGCTCTCGACAATTGTTTGA